A section of the Longimicrobiales bacterium genome encodes:
- a CDS encoding peptide ABC transporter substrate-binding protein, protein MNGSASRAIVGVVASAMAFGCGDEARDPLELIDGRQILRVAYEREVDVLNAFTSQMLVDIHFSMVEGLVTTDENNTYIPVLAKEIPSEENGLIEDAPDGTVRMTWPLQEGVRWHDGEAFTSEDVCFTWRFVSSENSQTYNRDWYLRILDCEMPNDTTVVFTWESEYAYYAGLFEAVLPEHILGGMTTEEIVNYTPYNRGAELVGTGPFRFAEWKSGEYIRVVRNEDYWRGPDKPAIDEIVWSFLPDQNTRLNAMRAGQYHYARLEPTQVSEVQGLDGYSANLISSNTFMHLDLSLNTDRSRIMFSDQDVRRALFMAIDRDAIANQLMQGTVHVANTPINPTSPYHNPNVSATRYDPTEAARLLTVAGWIEGSDAIRAKNGQRFSFTLLNRAGTADRIGIAQVIQAQLKSIGVEVTFETLESAAWTQKWRSFDWEGVVSAWFLPADPSFTGLYECDGPNNMTGFCDEALDEIMLASDRALEYVDRKTLLDAAQVALASTDRMLPIYYNVIPELVSDRITGYRGSGTNFGSFWNLWDWSVR, encoded by the coding sequence ATGAATGGTTCCGCTTCACGCGCCATCGTCGGGGTTGTTGCCTCGGCGATGGCGTTCGGGTGCGGCGATGAGGCACGCGATCCGCTCGAGTTGATCGACGGCCGGCAGATTCTCCGTGTCGCGTACGAGCGTGAGGTCGACGTACTGAATGCGTTCACGAGTCAGATGCTTGTGGACATCCACTTCAGTATGGTCGAAGGTCTCGTCACCACAGACGAGAACAACACGTACATCCCAGTCCTCGCAAAGGAGATCCCAAGCGAAGAGAACGGGCTGATTGAAGATGCCCCGGACGGCACGGTGCGAATGACCTGGCCGCTGCAAGAAGGTGTGCGTTGGCACGACGGCGAAGCGTTCACGAGTGAAGATGTGTGTTTCACGTGGCGTTTCGTGTCGAGTGAGAATTCGCAGACGTACAACCGTGATTGGTATCTGCGGATCCTCGACTGTGAGATGCCGAACGACACCACCGTGGTCTTCACCTGGGAGAGCGAATACGCCTACTATGCAGGCCTCTTCGAGGCGGTTCTCCCGGAGCACATTCTTGGGGGCATGACGACGGAAGAGATCGTGAACTACACGCCGTACAACCGTGGCGCCGAACTCGTCGGGACCGGCCCGTTCCGCTTCGCAGAGTGGAAGTCGGGCGAGTACATCCGGGTGGTACGGAATGAGGACTACTGGCGAGGGCCTGACAAACCGGCGATCGATGAGATCGTGTGGTCGTTCCTGCCGGACCAGAACACGCGCCTCAACGCGATGCGAGCAGGGCAGTACCACTACGCCCGTCTCGAGCCTACTCAGGTGTCCGAGGTGCAGGGGCTCGACGGTTACAGCGCGAACCTGATCAGTTCGAACACCTTCATGCACCTGGATCTGAGCCTGAACACGGATCGATCCAGGATCATGTTCAGCGACCAGGACGTTCGGCGCGCCCTGTTCATGGCCATCGATCGCGATGCGATCGCGAACCAACTCATGCAGGGCACCGTCCACGTCGCGAACACACCGATCAATCCGACGAGTCCTTATCACAATCCGAATGTCTCGGCGACGCGCTACGACCCGACTGAAGCGGCGCGTCTCCTGACTGTGGCAGGATGGATTGAAGGGTCGGACGCCATCCGTGCGAAGAACGGGCAGCGATTCTCCTTCACATTGCTGAATCGCGCCGGAACCGCGGACCGCATCGGGATCGCCCAGGTCATTCAAGCTCAGCTGAAGTCGATCGGGGTCGAAGTCACCTTCGAGACGCTGGAGAGCGCCGCTTGGACTCAGAAGTGGAGGAGCTTCGACTGGGAGGGTGTCGTGTCTGCGTGGTTCTTACCGGCGGACCCGAGCTTCACAGGCCTGTACGAATGCGACGGGCCCAACAACATGACGGGCTTCTGCGATGAGGCGCTCGACGAAATCATGCTCGCGTCCGACAGGGCGCTCGAATACGTAGATCGGAAGACTCTACTGGACGCTGCGCAGGTAGCCCTGGCCTCAACCGACCGGATGCTTCCCATCTACTACAATGTGATTCCAGAGTTGGTGAGCGACCGGATCACGGGGTACCGCGGGAGCGGTACCAACTTCGGAAGCTTCTGGAATTTGTGGGATTGGAGCGTCAGGTAG
- a CDS encoding dipeptidase: MSHIPIIDGHNDTLTQIRNATGDDVRSFLARSDKGHIDLPRAREGGLAGGFHAIFTASPYHAGDAQPLIDDAGNVVPGGVAHSLPPKLRRQEATNYVLKVISDLSRIVEASDGQVEVVRNSADLSRCIGTGTYAVILHIEGAEAIDSDLRMLDVLYEAGLRSLGPVWSRPTIFGHGVPFDFPRSPDTGPGLTKAGRRLIERCNALGVMIDLSHLNERGFWDVADLSDAPLVATHSGAHALSKSPRNLTDAQIDAIGASGGIIGVNFHVGFLREDGDGSGDVFTPLTEIVRHARYIADRIGVEHIALGSDFDGATMPTDLGDVTALPRLMDAMRTAGFGEEDLAQIAYGNWVRVFENTWRG, translated from the coding sequence ATGAGCCACATCCCGATCATTGATGGTCACAACGACACCCTCACCCAGATCCGCAACGCGACGGGTGACGATGTACGCTCATTCCTGGCACGGAGTGACAAGGGGCACATCGACCTGCCCAGGGCTCGCGAAGGCGGCCTCGCGGGGGGATTCCACGCGATCTTCACCGCTTCTCCGTACCACGCGGGAGACGCTCAGCCCCTCATCGACGATGCCGGCAACGTCGTCCCTGGCGGAGTCGCGCATTCGCTGCCACCCAAGCTGCGACGCCAAGAAGCCACGAACTACGTCTTGAAGGTCATCTCTGATCTCTCGCGGATCGTCGAGGCTTCGGACGGCCAGGTCGAGGTCGTACGCAACTCGGCTGACCTCAGTCGATGCATTGGCACCGGGACGTACGCAGTCATCCTCCACATCGAAGGCGCCGAGGCGATCGATTCGGACCTCCGAATGTTGGATGTGCTCTACGAGGCAGGCCTCCGCTCGCTCGGCCCGGTATGGAGCCGGCCCACGATCTTCGGCCATGGAGTGCCCTTCGACTTCCCGCGGTCGCCTGACACCGGCCCGGGCCTGACGAAGGCGGGCCGCCGCCTCATCGAACGGTGTAATGCCCTCGGCGTGATGATCGACCTCTCCCACCTGAACGAACGTGGTTTTTGGGATGTCGCTGACCTCTCCGACGCTCCTCTTGTAGCGACTCATTCAGGCGCACACGCCCTGTCGAAGTCCCCACGCAACCTGACCGACGCTCAGATCGACGCGATCGGGGCGAGTGGCGGAATCATCGGCGTGAACTTCCACGTGGGCTTCCTTCGGGAGGACGGGGATGGGAGCGGGGACGTCTTCACGCCGCTCACAGAGATCGTCAGGCACGCTCGGTACATCGCAGACCGGATTGGGGTCGAACATATCGCATTGGGCTCGGACTTCGATGGAGCCACCATGCCGACCGATCTCGGAGATGTGACGGCCCTGCCCCGCCTCATGGACGCGATGCGGACCGCCGGCTTCGGAGAAGAAGACCTGGCCCAAATCGCGTATGGAAATTGGGTGAGGGTGTTCGAGAACACATGGCGGGGCTGA
- a CDS encoding ABC transporter permease, with translation MFSYIARRVLQMIPLILGITVVLFAVIQAAPGGPEAALLESDRFIDPAVIEAYRERLGVDQPVPVQYIKWVTSAAMGDLGTSFSTTRPVSEMILERLPATLELMGASFLLAAILAFGLGILSAVKQYTWFDHIGTGVSFLGIAMPVFWFALILQLVFGVWLGWLPVAGTETVGATGFVDHIAHLVLPAFVLSFRYVAGWSRYLRSSLLGVLTADYIRTARAKGLPERSVVGVHALRNAMIPVVSVMALNMAGLFSGAVITETVFAWPGIGRMFVQAMFSRDYPLLMGILLLGSVMVVVFNLLADVLYAVLDPRIRYE, from the coding sequence ATGTTCAGCTATATCGCCCGGCGCGTCCTCCAGATGATCCCGCTCATTCTTGGGATCACAGTAGTGTTGTTTGCCGTGATCCAGGCGGCTCCCGGTGGGCCCGAGGCGGCGCTCCTCGAGTCTGACCGATTCATAGACCCGGCCGTAATCGAAGCATATCGCGAGCGGCTCGGTGTCGACCAGCCCGTGCCCGTCCAGTATATAAAGTGGGTGACGAGCGCGGCGATGGGGGACCTGGGTACGAGCTTCTCCACAACCCGGCCGGTATCGGAGATGATTCTGGAACGACTCCCAGCGACGCTCGAACTCATGGGGGCTTCGTTCCTGCTGGCGGCCATCCTTGCGTTCGGTCTCGGTATCCTGAGCGCGGTGAAGCAGTACACATGGTTCGATCACATCGGGACCGGGGTCTCCTTCTTGGGCATTGCGATGCCCGTCTTCTGGTTCGCCTTAATCCTGCAACTCGTCTTCGGCGTGTGGCTCGGCTGGCTGCCGGTCGCCGGCACCGAGACGGTCGGAGCTACCGGTTTCGTGGACCACATCGCCCACCTGGTGCTGCCGGCGTTCGTTCTTTCCTTCCGATATGTGGCTGGGTGGTCCAGGTACCTGAGGTCGTCGCTGCTGGGCGTGCTCACCGCGGACTACATCCGGACGGCCCGGGCGAAGGGGCTGCCCGAACGATCGGTGGTCGGGGTGCATGCCCTGCGTAACGCCATGATCCCGGTGGTGTCGGTCATGGCCCTGAACATGGCAGGGTTGTTCTCAGGCGCGGTCATTACGGAGACCGTATTCGCCTGGCCGGGCATTGGGCGGATGTTCGTCCAAGCGATGTTCTCGCGGGACTACCCACTCCTGATGGGCATCCTCCTGCTCGGCTCCGTGATGGTGGTTGTGTTCAATCTCCTCGCGGACGTGCTCTACGCCGTCCTCGATCCCCGGATCCGCTATGAGTAG
- a CDS encoding ABC transporter permease, with product MSSGAKGLIWPRLRKHKLAVISIGVVTLMGVACLAAPLLAPYDFDEIDLSNIRAAPSAGHLMGTDGLGRDLLTRILFGGRISILIGLFAAIIGTGFGSFVGSLAGYYGGKIDNLLMRFTDVVYAIPTLPLLIVLASYTAAGAVSMALAIGGLSWMTTARVVRGEVLSIREMEYVQAARSLGATHTRIITRHILPNALGPIVVGVTLAVGNAIIMESSLSFLGLGVQPPTPTWGNMLMDAQSTMSSQPWLSIFPGVAILLVVLAVNFIGDGLQDALDPRSLNR from the coding sequence ATGAGTAGTGGAGCAAAGGGCCTGATTTGGCCGCGATTACGGAAGCACAAATTAGCCGTGATCTCGATCGGGGTCGTGACGCTCATGGGGGTGGCGTGCCTCGCTGCTCCGTTGCTGGCGCCCTACGACTTCGATGAGATCGACCTCTCGAACATCCGGGCTGCGCCGTCTGCCGGTCACCTCATGGGAACGGACGGTCTAGGTCGTGATCTGCTCACCCGTATTCTGTTCGGCGGGCGGATATCGATTCTGATCGGTCTGTTCGCCGCGATCATCGGGACGGGATTCGGTTCCTTCGTTGGGTCGCTCGCCGGGTACTACGGTGGAAAGATCGACAACCTGCTCATGCGCTTTACCGACGTCGTTTACGCGATCCCTACACTCCCGCTCTTGATCGTCCTCGCGTCCTACACCGCCGCGGGCGCCGTCTCGATGGCACTCGCGATCGGCGGACTGTCTTGGATGACCACGGCACGGGTCGTGCGCGGCGAGGTCTTGAGCATTCGTGAGATGGAATACGTGCAGGCCGCTCGCAGTCTCGGGGCCACCCATACGCGCATCATCACGCGGCACATCCTCCCGAACGCACTCGGCCCGATTGTCGTCGGGGTCACTCTCGCAGTGGGCAACGCGATCATCATGGAGTCGTCGTTGTCCTTCCTGGGGCTCGGTGTCCAGCCGCCTACTCCTACGTGGGGGAACATGCTCATGGACGCGCAGTCCACCATGAGTTCACAGCCCTGGCTTTCCATCTTCCCCGGTGTCGCGATCCTGCTGGTCGTGCTCGCGGTGAACTTCATTGGCGATGGGCTACAAGACGCGTTGGATCCGCGATCGTTGAATCGATAG
- a CDS encoding YqgE/AlgH family protein, whose amino-acid sequence MESLKGQLLISSGGLFDPNFRHTVVLVGEHNADGALGIILNRALEVTVEEAVPPLSPLIPGGEMLFEGGPVQQMSPVLLAEFATPDFADILVFESIGFLVGDVPSDVGEDIGRARVFAGYSGWAPGQLEAEMDADAWLTEPALPDDVFTTEPDLLWSRVLRRKGPEFARLSKMPYDPTMN is encoded by the coding sequence ATGGAAAGTCTGAAGGGCCAACTCCTGATTTCCAGCGGCGGCCTGTTCGATCCGAACTTCCGGCACACGGTCGTGCTTGTAGGCGAGCACAACGCGGATGGCGCTCTGGGCATCATCCTCAATCGTGCGTTGGAGGTGACGGTGGAGGAGGCAGTGCCGCCTCTCAGCCCACTAATCCCGGGTGGGGAAATGCTCTTCGAGGGCGGCCCGGTTCAACAGATGAGCCCCGTTCTCCTAGCAGAGTTCGCGACTCCAGATTTTGCCGATATTCTGGTATTCGAATCGATTGGCTTCCTGGTCGGCGATGTGCCGTCCGACGTCGGGGAAGACATCGGGCGAGCCCGGGTCTTCGCCGGCTATTCAGGATGGGCGCCCGGTCAGCTCGAAGCCGAGATGGACGCGGACGCCTGGTTAACGGAGCCAGCGCTCCCGGACGACGTGTTCACCACAGAGCCCGATCTACTGTGGAGCCGGGTCCTTCGCAGGAAAGGGCCTGAGTTCGCACGGCTGTCAAAGATGCCGTACGACCCGACGATGAACTAA
- a CDS encoding M20/M25/M40 family metallo-hydrolase produces the protein MRMRFLLAAAPLILLVTGTLAAPTPAAALVQDTQDDPTAVLVSRLTLENYKATLKGLTQFGDRRQGTERNRNAIDWIEAQLQAVGCTNTERITYQFDPAPRPARTGGPRRAGPTTPPDLTTPTGGIVGRNGNGPGGSSIYGNRGRTGVNRDLMAQPDERIRALNVEEPVNGERTEVYCTKVGTTRPNEMYIVGGHMDGHGVNEAVNDDGSGTALVMELARIFHAPDVETEVSIRFALWNNEETGLNGANAYVDQRRDLQGIESPAGSGQYPEPTWLGMIQHDMMLWDHGAPRADGTVSRNQRPEADVNIEFQSNSEMAEESMKLAFVFKAAADAYNTDYPATVGPHMTNTDSSPFMNIIPAISLRENERGMQTGAGWNPTWHTVLDVWTTFTDDDFRLGLNAGQTTLSALSRLTGATVGGR, from the coding sequence ATGCGCATGCGATTTTTGCTCGCCGCCGCCCCCTTGATACTCCTCGTGACCGGCACCCTCGCGGCACCGACCCCAGCAGCCGCTCTCGTGCAGGACACACAGGACGACCCGACGGCTGTCTTGGTAAGTCGACTCACGCTTGAGAACTACAAGGCGACGCTGAAGGGCCTCACGCAGTTCGGGGATCGCCGTCAGGGTACGGAGCGAAACCGGAACGCCATCGATTGGATCGAAGCACAACTACAAGCAGTGGGTTGCACCAACACCGAGCGCATCACCTACCAGTTCGACCCAGCACCCAGGCCGGCCCGGACCGGTGGTCCGCGCCGCGCAGGCCCGACCACGCCGCCCGACCTCACGACACCGACCGGTGGCATCGTCGGACGGAATGGAAACGGACCGGGGGGAAGCTCCATCTATGGCAACCGAGGTCGCACCGGGGTGAACCGGGACCTCATGGCCCAGCCTGACGAACGAATTCGCGCCCTGAACGTCGAAGAGCCCGTGAACGGAGAGCGGACTGAGGTCTACTGCACCAAGGTCGGCACGACTCGCCCGAACGAGATGTACATCGTTGGTGGGCACATGGACGGCCACGGCGTGAACGAAGCCGTGAACGACGACGGCTCAGGCACCGCACTCGTCATGGAGCTCGCGCGCATCTTCCACGCTCCGGACGTCGAGACCGAAGTGTCCATCCGATTCGCGCTTTGGAACAACGAAGAGACCGGACTGAACGGCGCAAACGCTTACGTGGACCAGCGACGGGATCTCCAGGGCATCGAGAGCCCGGCAGGCTCTGGTCAGTACCCGGAGCCCACCTGGCTCGGCATGATTCAGCACGACATGATGCTGTGGGATCACGGCGCCCCACGCGCCGACGGGACTGTCAGCCGAAATCAGCGCCCGGAAGCAGACGTGAACATCGAGTTCCAGTCGAATTCGGAGATGGCCGAAGAGTCCATGAAGCTCGCCTTCGTCTTCAAGGCTGCTGCCGACGCGTACAACACCGACTATCCGGCAACCGTCGGTCCGCACATGACCAACACCGACTCGTCTCCGTTCATGAACATCATCCCAGCGATCAGCTTGCGCGAGAACGAGCGCGGCATGCAGACCGGAGCCGGTTGGAACCCCACGTGGCATACCGTGCTCGACGTGTGGACAACGTTCACGGACGACGACTTTCGTCTCGGGTTGAACGCCGGTCAGACCACGTTGTCCGCTTTGTCTCGGCTGACCGGCGCGACGGTCGGAGGACGATAG